The window GATGAGCCTGTGGGGACGGCGAAGCAGGCCCGTCTCCTCAGCGACCGGCGGCTGACAGTTCGACCCTGGCGGCGACCGGCACGTGGTCGCTGCCCGTGGGGGGCAGGGTGCGGATGTCGGTGACGGTCGCCGAGCGGGCCATGACCTGGTCGATCCGGGCCAGCGGGAAGGCCGCGGGGAAGCTGAGCGCGAAGCCCCGTTCCGCCACGTTCAGCCGTGAGGTCAGCGGGGCGAGGCCGCGGTCCTCCACCGTGCCGTTCAGGTCGCCCAGCAGGATCACCGTTCTCAGCTCCTCGGCCGCGACGGCCTCGCCCAGCAGCCGGGCGCTCTCGTCGCGCCGGGCGGACGCGAGGCCGCTCGCCCGGACGCGGAGTGAGGGCAGGTGCGCCACGTACGCCGCGACCCGGCCGTGCGGCGTCTGCACCTCGGCCCGCAGTCCGCGGTTCCAGGGCTCCGTGATCCCACGGGGTTTGATGTCCAGCGCCCGCGCACCGGTCAGCGGATGCCTCGACCAGAGTCCGACGGTGCCCCGGACCTCGTGGTACGGGTAGGCGGCTGCGAGGGACCGCTCGTAGACCGCCAGGGCCGGGGGCACCAGTTCCTCCAGCGCGATGAGGTCCGGCCCGGCGTCGGCCAGGGCGCGGGCCGTACCCGCCGGATCGGCGTTCTCGTCGCTGACGTTGTGCTGCACCACGACCAGTTGGCGCGCGCCGGGCGCCGTCGCGGGCAGGAGCAGCCCGCCGAAGAGATATGTCCAGGCCGCCACCGGCAGCAGCAGAGCCACCAGTGCCACGGCGGAGCGGCGCAGCAGCGCCAGGGCGAACAGCACCACGACCACCAGGCCGAGCCACGGCAGGAACGCCTCCAGCAGACTGCCCACACGGCCCACGGAGTTGGGCACGGCCCGGTGGAACACCAGCAGCCCGGCCGTCAGCACCGCGAGCCCGGCAAGCACCCGCCCCCGCCGCCGCGCCGCCCGGCGCCCCGCGCCTGCCGGCGCCTCCTGGCTCGGAGCGCGCCGCCCCGCCCGGCGCCGCGCCCACGACGGCACCATCGCCCTCATCGCTGCCGCACCGCTGTCCGCCCGCCCCCGACACACCCCGGCTCCCCTTCCGCTCGGCCTCTCCAACCAAGACGATCAGCCGAGTGGAACAGTTTCCGCCATCAGGACTGAAAAGCGGCGCTGCCCGTCCCCCAACCGCAAGGCGCCCGGCGTCGATCGCCCGGGCGCCTCGCCGTCGTCACGCCGCCGTGCAGCTCAGGCTCGGCGCACCCCCGCTCCCGGGCGCGCCCCCGAAGCCGAAGGAGGCCGAACCACCCGCCGCGATCGCCCCGTTGTGGGCGGCGTTGACCGCCGTCACGGTCGCGCCGCTCTGGGTGTACGAGGCGTTCCACATGTTGGTGACCTTCTGGGACCCGCTCCAGGTCCAGGTCACCTTCCAGGACTTGATCGCGGTGGAGCCGGTGTTGGTCACCGTGACATCGGCGTTGAAGCCGCTGCCCCAGTCGCTGCTGACGACGTACGTGGCCCGGCAGGCGGTCTTGCCGCCGCCGTCGCCGCCACCGTTGCCGCCGCCGTTGTCACCGCCCCCGGTGCTCGGGAAGCCCGGCGCCTTGACGGTCGCGAGGTAACCGTCCTTCACCGTGTCCACGGTCTGCCAGTCGTCCTTCAGGATCCCGCCGGTGTCCCCGGAGTTGGGGTTCCAGGACCAGAACGTCCAGTGGAAGGAGTCGCCGCCGTACGTCGAGGTCGGACGCATGTAACTGACCAGTGCCGCCAGCCACTTCTGGTCCACCGTGGACTGGAGCGTGGTGCCGAACTCGCCGACCCACACGGGGGCGATGTTCTGCTTGAAGATGTAGCCCCAGTACTTGTCCCAGATCCCCGGCATGTTGCTGGGGAAGGACGGGTCGCTGAACCAGGTCTGCTGGGCGACGCTGGTGGCGTAGTCGTGGGCCGAGTACACGACCCGGTTGGCCACGTCGAGCCGCACCGGGTACTGACCGACGCCCATCAGGTTGCCGCCCCACCAGCCGGAGACGCCGTTGAAGGTCTGGATGCCCTCGACGAAGATCAGCAGGTCGGGGTTGACGGAGAGGACCGCGTTGCCGGCCCGCTCGGCGGCCAGGCGCCAGTCGGTCGCCTGGTCCCCGCAGCCCCAGCAGGCCGGGTCGTGGGGCTCGTTGTGCAGGTCGATGCCGATGACCGTGGCGTTGCCCTTGTAACGGGACGCCATCGACTTGAGGTTGGCGATCCACGTCGACTCGGGGACGGAGGCGGTGTACCAGAGAGCCGACTGGCCGCCCGAGTCCGGCCGGTGCCGGTCGAGGATGACCTTCAGGCCGTCCTGGCCGGCGTACGCGACGAGCCTGTCGA of the Streptomyces sp. NBC_01788 genome contains:
- a CDS encoding cellulase family glycosylhydrolase; amino-acid sequence: MFRTLRRALCAAAAALLLPLGLGLGLPATAHAAPAAGGAGYWHTSGRQILDASGQSVRIAGINWFGFETSNQVVHGLWSRDYKSMIDQMKSLGYNTIRLPYSDDILKSGAMPSSIDFSAGKNADLQGLNSLQVIDRLVAYAGQDGLKVILDRHRPDSGGQSALWYTASVPESTWIANLKSMASRYKGNATVIGIDLHNEPHDPACWGCGDQATDWRLAAERAGNAVLSVNPDLLIFVEGIQTFNGVSGWWGGNLMGVGQYPVRLDVANRVVYSAHDYATSVAQQTWFSDPSFPSNMPGIWDKYWGYIFKQNIAPVWVGEFGTTLQSTVDQKWLAALVSYMRPTSTYGGDSFHWTFWSWNPNSGDTGGILKDDWQTVDTVKDGYLATVKAPGFPSTGGGDNGGGNGGGDGGGKTACRATYVVSSDWGSGFNADVTVTNTGSTAIKSWKVTWTWSGSQKVTNMWNASYTQSGATVTAVNAAHNGAIAAGGSASFGFGGAPGSGGAPSLSCTAA
- a CDS encoding endonuclease/exonuclease/phosphatase family protein, producing MRAMVPSWARRRAGRRAPSQEAPAGAGRRAARRRGRVLAGLAVLTAGLLVFHRAVPNSVGRVGSLLEAFLPWLGLVVVVLFALALLRRSAVALVALLLPVAAWTYLFGGLLLPATAPGARQLVVVQHNVSDENADPAGTARALADAGPDLIALEELVPPALAVYERSLAAAYPYHEVRGTVGLWSRHPLTGARALDIKPRGITEPWNRGLRAEVQTPHGRVAAYVAHLPSLRVRASGLASARRDESARLLGEAVAAEELRTVILLGDLNGTVEDRGLAPLTSRLNVAERGFALSFPAAFPLARIDQVMARSATVTDIRTLPPTGSDHVPVAARVELSAAGR